One Streptomyces dangxiongensis genomic window, TGTCACGTTCGTTGCGTGCCGCCAGGCGCCGCTCCTCGTCGGTGTGCGCGAAGTACGACTCGCCGGCGTGGGTCAGAACGCCGTCCAGGCAGCCCGCGTCGTCCAGGACGCGTCCGATGCCGGTGAGTTCGGGGGCGTCCGGCTTCAGCCCACCGCGATGACCGTCGCAGTCGATCTCGATCTGGGCGGGGACGGCGATACCGGCCTCGCGTGCCGCCGCGGCGACGCACCGCGCCTGCTCGGTGCTGTCCAGCAGGACGCGCAGGGTGACCCCGCGGCGCGACAGGGCGATGACCCGGGGGAGTTTGTGGGGGTCGATGGCGACGGCGTAGGTGATGTCGGTGTAGCCGGCGGCGGCGAAGACCTCGGTCTCGGCGAGGGTGGAGACGGTGACGGGGCCGGGGACGCCGTCGTGCAGGAGGGCGGCGGCGTCGAGGCTCTTGGCCGTCTTCACATGGGGGCGCAGCGGAACGCCGAGCCGGTCGGCCCTGGCCCGCAGGCGGGCGATGTCGTGCCGCGTCCGGTGGACGTCGACCACGGCGAACGGGGTGTCGGGGCCGGCCAGGGTCGGGGCGGCGGAAGAGGGGGTGGCGTTGGAGGTGGTGCAGGAGGAGGTGGTGGAGGAAGGGGTGGCGGTCATGGGCGGGCCTTCACTTCGCGTAGTTGTAAACCGTCGCCCGCGACACGCCGAGCAGGTCCGCGATGGTCCGTGCGGCGTCGCGCGAGGCGAAGTAGCCGTCGCGCTGAAGCTGCCGTACGAGCGTCCTCTTGTCCTCCCGGCCCAGTGAGCGGGGCGTCGCGGCCCGCTCGGCGGCGTGCGCCTCCACCGCTTGCCGAAGCTCGCGCGCGGTGCGGTCCCGCAGGGTCTCCAGCGGCGCGTCCCGGTGCTCGGTGTCCGTGGCCACCAGGTTCGACAGCGCCAGGGTCACCGGGGACAGGACGGACACGTCGAGGTTCAGGCACAGCGCCGCTATGTAGTCACCGGCCGCGTTCCTGATGCCGATGGACGTGCTCTTCGCGGGGCGGCCGTCGGGGAACCGGTTGGGATAGTTCTGCAGGACGCTCGGGAACTCCGGGTCGGCGATGCGGGCCAGGCCCAACTCCGTGACGGAATCGCCCACCTGACGGCCGGGCAGATTGTTCTCGATCACCCGGACCGCGTGGCGCGGGGTCCGCAGGTCGTGCAGTACCACCTCGCACAGCCCCGGGAACATGCGGCCCAGGGCCACGGCGATCTTCTCGGCCTCCCGGACGAGGTGCTCGTCCGCCTCCTCCGCGCTGTCCGCGAGGTCGCCCACGGATGCTCTCCTCCCCTCGGCCTTCGACCGAACGTCCAACTCTGGACAGTAAGGCTAAGAAGTCCTCCGGCCGGTGTCCAGCCCGCCGGACGGCGGCCGCACCGGAGCCGTTGCCCAAGTACCGTCTGTACGAGCACGTTTCGCACAGCCCGTTCCAGCACAGTCCAGCGAGGGGGACCCATGGCCGAACGGCCCGGCGCGCAACACCAGTCGTGGCTGCGCAGTTTCCACCAGTCGACGCCGGGCGCGCCGCGGCTGGTCTGCCTGCCGCACGCCGGCGGCTCGGCGAGCTTCTACTTCGCCGTCTCCAAGGCGCTCTCGCCCGCGGTGGAAGTGCGAGCGGTGCAGTACCCCGGCCGTCAGGACCGCTACGACGAACCCCTGGCCGGCTCCGTCCAGGAACTCGCGCAGGGGGTGTTCCGTGCGCTGGACGACGGGCAGGACACACCGCTGGCCCTGTTCGGCCACAGCATGGGCGCCATGGTCGGCTTCGAACTGGCCCGGCTCCTGGAGGCCGCCGGGCGACCGCCCGTGACGTTCTTCGCCTCCGGCCGCCGCGGCCCGTCCCTCGTGCGCACCGAGACCGTCCACCAGGGCGACGACGCGCAGTTGATCGCCGAGGTCACCAAGCTCGACGGCACCGACGCCGCCCTGCTGGAGGACGAGGAGCTGCAGCGGATGGTCCTGCCCGTGCTGCGCGCCGACTACCGCGCGGTGGAGACCTACCGGCGCGCCCCCGGACCACGGCTGAGCTGCCCCGTCGTCGCGATGACCGGCGACGCCGATCCCCGGCTGACCCCCGATGAGGCCCGGACCTGGGCGGAGGAGACCGACGGGGCGTTCGAGCTGCGGGTCTTCCCCGGCGCCCACTTCTACCTGGTGGCGCAGCAGGAGGCCGTACTGGCCGAGGTCAGGGCCGCGCTGCGGCGGCTGGGGCCCGCCACGGGAGCGGTGGCCTGAGCGGCGCCGGCGGCCGGGGACGACACAGGCGGCACCGGCGCAGCGGTGCCGCCCGCGTGGTGTGCGTCAGCCCAGGACCTTGGCGGACTCGATCACCACGGGCTCGGCGGGAACGTCCTGGTGCCCCTGCCGGCTGCCCGTCTTGACGCCCTTGATGGAGTCGACGACGTCCTGGCCCTCGGTGACCCGGCCGAACACCGCGTAACCCCAGCCGTTCGGGGTCTTCGCCGTGTAGTTGAGGAAGGCGTTGTCCGACACGTTGATGAAGAACTGGGCCGTCGCGGAGTGCGGGTCGCTCGTCCGCGCCATCGCCACCGTGTAGGCGTTGTTCTTCAGACCGTTGTCGGCCTCGTTCTGGATCGCGCCGAGGGTGGGCTTCTGGGACATGTCCGGCGCGAAACCGCCGCCCTGGACCATGAAGCCGGGGATCACCCGGTGGAAGATCGTGCCGTCGTAGTGGCCGTTGCGCACGTACGTCAGGAAGTTCTCGACGGTCTTGGGCGCCTCGGCGTCGTTGAGCTCCAGCACGATACGGCCGAAGTTGGTGTTCAGCTCGACGGACGACATCACAATCTCCTTGTTCCCGTGGGGCTCGCCCACGCGTACGGGTACGGCCGGCCGGCCGTTTCTCCGGTGCGACCGAGGACCGACCACGATGATCGGACGCTCGCGCACACCAGGGAATATATGACCACAGAGGGCACACCCGGCGCGGCAGCGCCCCGGGCGTCGAACGGCCATCCGGGTCAGGGCCGGCCGCAGCACCTCGGGCCGGACCGGCAGCTCAGGACGGCCACGGCGCGTCGTCGGGCGCCGGTGGCATGGCCAGGTGGGCCAGGTCGTCCGGAGGTGGTGTGGTCACCGGCCACAGCGGAGCCGCGACCCCGTCGGCCAGCGCGGCCGGCGCGTCGGTGAGGTTCATGCGCTCGCGCAGCCGGCCGTAGAAGTCCGTCGGACCCAGCCGGACCGCCCTCAGCCGGCGGGGCGCGGCATACACACCGATCCAGTCCCCGGGGCTCAGCACGCCGCGTAGCTGGCCGTCGATGCTGACCGCCGCCTGGCCCGACCGTTCGAGCACCCGCAGCGCGATCGGCTCATCCGGCGCCGCCACGACCGAGCGGTTGAACACCATGTGCGGTGCGACCGGCGTGAAGACGAGGCCCTCCACCCGGGGCGAGACCACCGGGCCGCCCGCGGCGAAGCTGTACGCGGTGGATCCCGTGGGCGTGGCCACCAGCAGCGCGTCGGCCGAGTAGGCGGCCAGGAGCCGCCCGGCCAGATAGACCCCGACCGACACCTGCCGGTCCCGCGCCAGCTTCTCCACCACCACGTCGTTCAGCGCGGTGACGTTCAGGGCCACACCCCAGTCCCCGCCCGCCCGGCAGTCCGTCCGTACCCGGGGCGGGGGCAGCAGCGGGCCGCGGCCGTACCGCAGCAGCGCCTCCATCTGCGCCGGCACCTCCAGCCGGCACGACGCCCGCAGGGTGAGGAGCATCCGGCTCTCCACGGTGATCTGCCGCTCCCGTACGGCGTCCAGCGCGGCCCGCACCGCCGTGGCCGGGACCTCCGTCAGGAAGCCGACGCGGCCCAGGTCGACGCCGAGCACCATGGCGTCGTTCTCGGCTGCCAGCCGGGCGCCGCGCAGGAACGTGCCGTCGCCGCCCAGGGTGACGACCAGGTCGGGATCGCCCGCGGCGTCGACCTCCTCCCGGGCACTGTGCCGCGCGCCCTCCCGCCACACGTCGATGTCGGTACAGCCCACCGCGTGCTCGTCGCACCACTCACGCACGGCCCGCGCGGCGGCCACCGCTTCGGCGCGTCCGCCGTGCACGACCAGGCCGACCCGGTTCACCGTCATACCCGCCACACCCGCACACCCGCCTCCCAGCCGGCTCCTCCGCGGCTGCCATCCTCGCCGCGGACCGGGCCCACCCGACGCGCGCCACGCCGCCGGGGGCTCGGCATGCAGCCCGGGACGCGGCTCGGGACCTTGTTCCCGCCCCGGCTCGGCCGCTGTGACGGACCGGCCCTGATCTCGTCACCGCCGTGTCACAGAACCGGCACCCGGGAACCCGGAGCCCCGGCGCCCGGTCTGTGCACCTGAGTACCGGCGCAGCGCCGGTCGGCCTGGACGCACACCGCACACTTCGGGGGACCCCATGCAGAACCGACACACCAGCCGCGTCACCCTGACGGCCCTGGCCGCCGTCGCCGCCACCCTGTCGCTGACGGCCTGTCAGTCGGCGAGCGCGGCGCCGGCGGCCGGTGCACCGACCGCCGAGGCCGCTGCTTCCAGCACCACTTCGACCACGGCACCGGCCGCCGTCACCCGCCCCGCCGCCGTCACTCGGCCCGCGTCAGCCACCCCTTCGTCAGCCGCGCCCACGTCAGCCGTGCCGGTCCCGGCCGCCACCGCGTCGGTCTGTGCGGCGAAGGCGCTGAAGGTGACGGCGTACCAGGCGGCCGACCGCCCCACCGGCACCGGCACCGGGGCGGCGGTCGTCCGGTTCACCAACGTCTCCGCGAAGGCGTGCGTGCTGCGGGGCCACCCGACGGTGGCCGGGGCGGGCAACGGTTCGCCCCAGCACTCCGTCCCGCTGACGGTGACCCGTAAGGGCACCGCGTCCACCGTGCGGGTGGCCCCGGGCGGCAAGGCGTGGCTGAAGCTGACCTTCGTGCAGGTACAGGGTGAGGGGGACGGGTACTGCGTGTCCGGCGCGACGCCCTCCGTCTTCCCGACGCTGGTGGTCGGCCTGCCCGGTGCGGGAGCGCACCAGGTCGCCCTGGACGACGGGCAGTTCGCCGAGTGCGACAACAAGGTCACCGCGACGGCGGTGTCGTCGGTGAAGCCTTCCTGAACCGGCGGACACCTGACCGACCGGTGTCCTGACCCCGGCGGTGCCCCCGCCCGGCTGCCACTCTCCGCCGGGCGGGGGCCGCCGTGTGACCTTCTCCATTGCGGTCGTGACACCGCCCCTGCGAATCTCACGTCGAACGATTTTCCGAAGAACTGTTATCGGTACCGCACCCCGCGGTCTCCCAGGTGACGGACAGCATCGTTCGGCGTCGACGACAGGGAAGCTCTGATGAGGACACAGCACACGGTGGACACGGCGGCACTGGTCAACGCCGCCCGAGCGGGAGACCCGGCCGCCCAGGACGCCCTGGTCAGCTCCTACCTCCCGCTCGTGTACAACATCGTGGGGCGGGCCCTCAACGGTTCGGTCGACGTCGACGACGTGGTCCAGGAGACCATGCTCCGCGCCCTCGACGCCCTCGGTGACCTGCGGACCCCCGAGAGTTTCCGCTCCTGGCTCGTGGCCATCGCGATGAACCGGGTCCGGGCGCACTGGAAGGACCGGCAGCTCGCCCCCGGCACCGTCGAGGAGGCCGCCGACGTCGCGGATCCGGGCGCCGACTTCGTGGACCTGACCATCGTCCGGCTCCAACTGTCCGGCCAGCGCCAGGAGACCGCGCGCGCCACCCGCTGGCTGGAGCCGGACGACCGGGAGGTGCTGTCGCTGTGGTGGCTGGAGTGCGCCGGTGAACTGACCCGGGCCGAGGTCACCGCGGCGCTGGGCGTGCCGCCGCAGCACACCGCCGTACGGGTGCAGCGGATGAAAGCGAGACTGGAGGCGGCCCGTGTGGTCGTACGGGCCCTCGACACCCGGCCCGCCTGCGGGGAACTGCGCGGTGTACTCGACTCCTGGGACGGTCTGCCGTCCGCCCTGTGGCGCAAGCGAATAGCCCGGCACGCCCGCGACTGCGCGCGGTGCAGCGGGCTGTGGAGCGGTCTGCTGCCCGCGGAGGGGCTGCTGGCCGGACTGGCGCTGGTCGCCGTGTCACCGGCGCTGCTCGCGGCGGCACGGTCCGCGACGACCGGCACGACCACGGCCGGCATGACCACGACCGGCTCGGCCGCACCAGCCGCACCGGACACGGAAACCGCCCGCTCGGCCGCGGACGCGGGACACGCCGGATACGCGGGGCCCGCCGAATCGGGAGCGGGTGGCGCGGGCGACGCCAGTGCGGAACGGGCCGGACTCCGGGGCGCTCGCCGGCGTACGACGGCACGCGAGGAGGCGCGGCGACGCCGGCGGAACCGGCGCCGGGCCGTCGGGGGAGCCGTGGTGGCGGCCTGTGTGGCGGGCGGCGGCCTCTGGTACTTCGGCGCCGGCTCCGGGCCGCACTCCGGGGACGCCGCCGCCGCGCACACCACCGGCGCTCCCGTCGTCGACATGGCGGCCCCCCGCGCCGCCGAGACCTCATCGTCCCCGTCCCCGTCACCGTCCTCGTCGGCGTCCCCGTCACCGTCCGCGTCGCACTCGAAGAAGGCGAGCGCCTCCAAGAGCCCGCGTCCGACCGGCGGCAGCAGTACGCCCAAGGCCGAGCGCACCGCGCGCGTCAAGCCCAGCGCCACCCGTACGGCGCCGCCGCAGACACAGCCGGCGCCGGCCCCGGCGCCCGCGGGCACGGTGGCACAGGTGGTCGCCCTGGTGAACAAGGAGCGCGCGGCGGCCGGGTGCGGACCGGTCACCGAGGACGCGCAGCTCGACAAGGCGGCACAGGGACACTCCGACGACATGGCCGCCCGCGGTTTCTTCGACCACACCAACCCGGACGGCGCCGGCCCCGGCGAGCGCATCACCGCGGCCGGCTACCGCTGGTCCACGTACGGCGAGAACATCGCCCAGGGCCAGCAGACCCCGCAGGCGGTGATGGACTCCTGGATGCACAGCCCCGGTCACCGCGCCAACATCCTCAACTGCTCGTTCAAGAACCTCGGCGTGGGCGTCCACAACGGCTCGGGCGGCCCGTGGTGGACGCAGGACTTCGGCGCCCGGCTCTGAGGCCGGCACCCGGCACCCGGCCCCGGCACCCGTCACCCGGCCGTCACCCGGCATCCGTCACCGGGCGGTCGCGAAGTCCTGCGTCCAGTAACTGCCGGGCTGCGCGAGACCGACGCCGATCTCCTGGAACGAGCAGTTGAGGATGTTGGCCCGGTGCCCCGGGCTGGCCATCCAGCCCGCCATGACCTGCTCCGCCGTGCTGTAGCCGTAGGCGACGTTCTCGCCGTAGCTGCTCCAGTCGTAACCGGCACTCGTGATGCGGTCGCCCGGGGAGGTCCCGTCGGAGCCGGTGTGCGACATGTTCTGGTGGGCCGCCATGTCCGCGCTGTGCGCCTGCGCGGCCTTGGTCAGCGTCGAGTTGAGGGTCAGGGCCTGGCAACCGGCCTTGCCGCGCTCGGCGTTGACCAGTCGCACGATCTCGGCGGTGGCCCCGGACGCGGTGGCGGTGGGCTTCGGGGCGCTCGGCGCGGCAGGGACCGCGGACGCGGGAGCGGCGGGGGTGGTGGTGGGCCCCGGGGTCCCAGGGGCAGCGGTCCTCTCGGGCTGGGGAGAGGTGGCCTTCTTCGTGGTGCTCGGGTGGGCCGTCGGACGGGCCGTGGTCATTTCGGTGGTGCTCGCAGGGATGGTGGCCCGGGGCGCGGGTGCCGGGGTGGTCTGGGGCACTCCGGCGTCGAGGCCGTTGCGGTGGTGATGCCTGTGCGCGTACTGCCACTGCCCGACGGGTGCGTTCGTCGCGGCGGCCTGCGCCTGCCCGTCCGGGCCGTACGGCCACTCGGAACAGGCCAGGGCGACGGAAGGTACGCCCACGGCGCCGATGGCGGCGGCGGTGATGGCTATCCGCCGGTAGTGCTTCGTCTTGCGGTGCTGGCCCATACGTCAACCTCACTCGGTGATCGCCGAGCGCTCATTCTCAGGACGCCTTCACAGACAGTGCAAAGAGGCCCTTTCACTACCTCGCCTAGTAGGTTCGGGCGACCCTTGTCAGACGGGCCGGAAGGTGCTGACTTCGCGACAGCGATGTTTGCGCGTTCGTGTCTGCCCGTCAGAGACACGTAGGTGGCGGCGAACGCGGCGAAGTGCCGAGCGGCCGGTGCGTCTCCGCGCGAACCGCGGACGCGTCCACGGCAAGACGGTCAAATCCCTTATGTCGTGGGCGTGGCTTCTACTATGCGGAGCGCTTAGTGGCCGACTCGCGTGTGATGGATGTCTCCTTCGTGCCCGCCCGGTGGGGTGCCGGCCCGCCTGCAGCGGAACGGGAAGGCCGCCAGGTGAGGGACGCGTGGCCCATGGGTACCCGGGGGCCTGTGACACGTATGCGACGCCTGTGGGAGGAGACCCGATGAGCGAGAACACCCCGTCCCAGGCCGAGGGCGAGCGGGAGGAGGACGACCTCGACACGGAGCAGCCGCCGCGCACCACCCCGTCCCAGGCCGAGGGGGAGGACCCGGGCGACGAGGACGCGGACGACGCGTGAGGGAGGCGTCATGGGCACGGCGCACAGCGGCGTCCCCGACGTACTGGACGCCCTGAAGGACGTGTCCTTCCCGGCGGACAAGGACCGGTTGCTCTCGGCCGCGCGGGAGGCGGGCGCCTCGGACGAGGTCGTCGAGGCCCTGCGTGGCATTCCCGCCGAGGAGTACGGCGGCCGGGAGCACGTGGCGCGGGCGGTCCGGGCGGACCCGGACCTCGGTCACGACGCGACGCGGCGGGCGGAACGGGCGCGGCACGGCGGCAGACCCGGGGTCGCGCAGCACCTGCGGGACGCTCCGAAGACCCCGATCCACGAGGAGTTCGACCGCTGAAGCCCGCACGCGGCGGGCACGGGCAGGACGCTGCCCGGCTTCGCCGGCCGCGTCACGGTCACCCGCTTCCTGTCTCCCGCGCGGCAGTCCGGCGCCGGGCGGGCCCCCACTACCACGCGTGGTCGTTCGCCCGTCAGCCGCCGGACCACGTCCTGGACGTCGCCACGTTCGGCAAGTGGACGCCCGAGCCGGCCCGACGCGTCGGCCGGACGCCCGTATGCTCCTGGCCGGCGACAGTCCCGGCTGCCGCGTGCTGTCCACCGCCCTCGCCGCCCTCGCCGTCGCCGCCGAGGTGCTGGTCGTGGCGGACGCCCGCACCGGCGTGGACGACGACCTCCCTGTCAGGACGCTGCGCACCATGGAGCTGTACCGGCCGCTGATCCGGGTCACCAGCCTCGCCGGCCTGCGCGCGGAGGCCGGTCCGTGAGCGTCGTCGTCCCGTTCGAGCTCCAGTGGGTCGGGGGATCCTCGCCCCGGAGATCCGGTCTGTGCGGAGCGGATCCGGGAGCTGGT contains:
- a CDS encoding alanine racemase, whose product is MTATPSSTTSSCTTSNATPSSAAPTLAGPDTPFAVVDVHRTRHDIARLRARADRLGVPLRPHVKTAKSLDAAALLHDGVPGPVTVSTLAETEVFAAAGYTDITYAVAIDPHKLPRVIALSRRGVTLRVLLDSTEQARCVAAAAREAGIAVPAQIEIDCDGHRGGLKPDAPELTGIGRVLDDAGCLDGVLTHAGESYFAHTDEERRLAARNERDSAVAAAGRLRAGGLPVRTVSVGSTPTAHAAEDLTGVTELRAGNYVFFDLVMAGLGVCTVDDLALSVVVTVIGHRPEYGWIITDGGWMAMSRDRGTAAQHRGYHVVDGSRSSAGVPVTEAFWPRVTGW
- a CDS encoding helix-turn-helix transcriptional regulator produces the protein MGDLADSAEEADEHLVREAEKIAVALGRMFPGLCEVVLHDLRTPRHAVRVIENNLPGRQVGDSVTELGLARIADPEFPSVLQNYPNRFPDGRPAKSTSIGIRNAAGDYIAALCLNLDVSVLSPVTLALSNLVATDTEHRDAPLETLRDRTARELRQAVEAHAAERAATPRSLGREDKRTLVRQLQRDGYFASRDAARTIADLLGVSRATVYNYAK
- a CDS encoding thioesterase II family protein, with translation MAERPGAQHQSWLRSFHQSTPGAPRLVCLPHAGGSASFYFAVSKALSPAVEVRAVQYPGRQDRYDEPLAGSVQELAQGVFRALDDGQDTPLALFGHSMGAMVGFELARLLEAAGRPPVTFFASGRRGPSLVRTETVHQGDDAQLIAEVTKLDGTDAALLEDEELQRMVLPVLRADYRAVETYRRAPGPRLSCPVVAMTGDADPRLTPDEARTWAEETDGAFELRVFPGAHFYLVAQQEAVLAEVRAALRRLGPATGAVA
- a CDS encoding peptidylprolyl isomerase, which produces MSSVELNTNFGRIVLELNDAEAPKTVENFLTYVRNGHYDGTIFHRVIPGFMVQGGGFAPDMSQKPTLGAIQNEADNGLKNNAYTVAMARTSDPHSATAQFFINVSDNAFLNYTAKTPNGWGYAVFGRVTEGQDVVDSIKGVKTGSRQGHQDVPAEPVVIESAKVLG
- a CDS encoding NAD(+)/NADH kinase, producing MTVNRVGLVVHGGRAEAVAAARAVREWCDEHAVGCTDIDVWREGARHSAREEVDAAGDPDLVVTLGGDGTFLRGARLAAENDAMVLGVDLGRVGFLTEVPATAVRAALDAVRERQITVESRMLLTLRASCRLEVPAQMEALLRYGRGPLLPPPRVRTDCRAGGDWGVALNVTALNDVVVEKLARDRQVSVGVYLAGRLLAAYSADALLVATPTGSTAYSFAAGGPVVSPRVEGLVFTPVAPHMVFNRSVVAAPDEPIALRVLERSGQAAVSIDGQLRGVLSPGDWIGVYAAPRRLRAVRLGPTDFYGRLRERMNLTDAPAALADGVAAPLWPVTTPPPDDLAHLAMPPAPDDAPWPS
- a CDS encoding DUF4232 domain-containing protein, which codes for MQNRHTSRVTLTALAAVAATLSLTACQSASAAPAAGAPTAEAAASSTTSTTAPAAVTRPAAVTRPASATPSSAAPTSAVPVPAATASVCAAKALKVTAYQAADRPTGTGTGAAVVRFTNVSAKACVLRGHPTVAGAGNGSPQHSVPLTVTRKGTASTVRVAPGGKAWLKLTFVQVQGEGDGYCVSGATPSVFPTLVVGLPGAGAHQVALDDGQFAECDNKVTATAVSSVKPS
- a CDS encoding sigma-70 family RNA polymerase sigma factor, coding for MRTQHTVDTAALVNAARAGDPAAQDALVSSYLPLVYNIVGRALNGSVDVDDVVQETMLRALDALGDLRTPESFRSWLVAIAMNRVRAHWKDRQLAPGTVEEAADVADPGADFVDLTIVRLQLSGQRQETARATRWLEPDDREVLSLWWLECAGELTRAEVTAALGVPPQHTAVRVQRMKARLEAARVVVRALDTRPACGELRGVLDSWDGLPSALWRKRIARHARDCARCSGLWSGLLPAEGLLAGLALVAVSPALLAAARSATTGTTTAGMTTTGSAAPAAPDTETARSAADAGHAGYAGPAESGAGGAGDASAERAGLRGARRRTTAREEARRRRRNRRRAVGGAVVAACVAGGGLWYFGAGSGPHSGDAAAAHTTGAPVVDMAAPRAAETSSSPSPSPSSSASPSPSASHSKKASASKSPRPTGGSSTPKAERTARVKPSATRTAPPQTQPAPAPAPAGTVAQVVALVNKERAAAGCGPVTEDAQLDKAAQGHSDDMAARGFFDHTNPDGAGPGERITAAGYRWSTYGENIAQGQQTPQAVMDSWMHSPGHRANILNCSFKNLGVGVHNGSGGPWWTQDFGARL
- a CDS encoding CAP domain-containing protein, which codes for MGQHRKTKHYRRIAITAAAIGAVGVPSVALACSEWPYGPDGQAQAAATNAPVGQWQYAHRHHHRNGLDAGVPQTTPAPAPRATIPASTTEMTTARPTAHPSTTKKATSPQPERTAAPGTPGPTTTPAAPASAVPAAPSAPKPTATASGATAEIVRLVNAERGKAGCQALTLNSTLTKAAQAHSADMAAHQNMSHTGSDGTSPGDRITSAGYDWSSYGENVAYGYSTAEQVMAGWMASPGHRANILNCSFQEIGVGLAQPGSYWTQDFATAR
- a CDS encoding DUF2795 domain-containing protein produces the protein MGTAHSGVPDVLDALKDVSFPADKDRLLSAAREAGASDEVVEALRGIPAEEYGGREHVARAVRADPDLGHDATRRAERARHGGRPGVAQHLRDAPKTPIHEEFDR